The sequence below is a genomic window from Pyrobaculum sp. 3827-6.
CGCCGTCTCTGCTGAAGGGAGCCGTGGGGTTAACCACGACGAGCCCCGTGGCGTTGGCGAGAAGCGTCGACAGCTGGTACTCGCTGGCGGCGGAAACCAAGGCGTACCCCCTCGTGGCTAGCTCGGCGCGCAGAACCTCTATAAAGCTACGGGGCACCATGTTGCCGTGGGCCATGTCCAGCACGACGTAGGGCTTCTCCGGCGGGGCGGCGGGCGGAGGCGTCTTGTTCCCCCCGCCGTCCGCCGGGAGCCTCCACTGGACGGCCGTCGGCAGAATGTAGAAGATGGGCACAGGCGTGGAGTTGAGTAGCGTGGAGAGCTCTACCTTGTACTGAGCCCCCGCCGGGGCCGTCGAGACGTTGGCCACCTGGCCGAGGTACTTCACCTCGTACTGGGTTAGGCCCAGCCTCCGCGCCATGTCTCTCACAGCGTCGAAGACGCCGCCAATCTCGTCGACTAGGCCGAGGCTCTTCGCCTGGTCGGCTGTGAAGATAGATGCAGTTTCGAAAACCTGGGGGTCGGCCTTGATCCTGCCCGCCCGCCCCTTCAAGACGGCGTTGACGAAGTTGAGCCTGACCCTCTCGATGTCGTTGTAGAAGTCCACCAGCTCCCTGCCGTAGTACTTGAGAGGCCCCGTCGTGTATACGTAGTCCGGTATGTCGTAGAAATACTCCTCGGGCCACAGCACGGCTATCACCCCAACGCTACCCACCCAGCTGGAGGGCGCCGCGTATATCATGTCAGCCGCCACCGCCACGTAGTAGGCGCCGGAGGCGGCGAGGCCGTTCACCACGGCGTACTTCGTCTTGTTTATCCCCCGCAAAGCGGTGTACAGCGCCTCCGTAGCCGACACAGTGCCGCCTGGCGAGTCGATAACGAGGACTATTCCAGCCACGTCGTCTCTCTGCGCTATCGAGGTGAGGGCGGACACCGTCTTGTCCACCTGGGGGCTGTCTAGGACGTAGTTTACCGGCACCAGCACGATCTTCGGCTTAGCTGGCTGTGGAGGCTGGGGCGGGGCTCTACATGCTGTGAGGGCTAGGAAAAGCGCGGCGACGCTGACCGCAAGGGCTAGGGAAATGCCTAGGACAGCCCACCTCTCTGCCATGCTGTAGGGATTGCCCACCTATATATTTTTAAGTCCTCAGAGAGGGGGTGTGGTGGATCTTAGCAGCTTGGTGGAGAAGGCCGCTAGGTCTGTGGTGGCCGTGGTCACGCGGCAGGTGGACGTCTTCACGGGCGACGTGGGGTTCGGCACGGCCTTCGCCGTGGGGAGGGGCTTCTTCGCCACTGCCTTCCATGTCGTGGCCTCGGCGGATGAGGTTGTGCTGGTGACGCCCGAGGGCGACAAGGCGCCGGGGAGGGTGGCGGCTGGGGACCCTGACTACGACATGGCGTTGATATACGCCGAGTTGCAGACACCTCCCCTCCCCATGGGGAGCGCCTTGAGGCTTAGGGTGGGCCAGGGCGTGGTGGCCATCGGGTACCCCCTAGCCCTCCTCGACAAGCCGACGGCGACCTTCGGGATAGTCGGCGCCGTCGGCAGAACTCTAAGAGCCGGCGAGAGGGTATTCGAGTTTTTGATACAGACAGACGCCGCCATAAACCCCGGCAACTCCGGGGGGCCGCTGATCAACATGTCGGGGGAGGCGGTGGGCATAAACTCGGCCATTATTGCGGGGGCGCAGGGCCTCGGCTTCGCAGTCCCCATAGACTTCGCGCGGGTCATGCTGGAGATGGTGCAGAAATACGGCCGCTACACCCGCCCCGCCCTTGGCATATACGTCACGGCGCTGAACAAAGCCCTGGCCTCTCTATACGGCTTCCCCATAGATAGAGGCCTCCTCGTGGCGGAGGTGCTACCCGGCTCACCCGCAGACGAGATAGGCATCCAGCGGGGCGACGTGATAACGAAAGTAGACGGCAAGACTGTGACCAACGTTTTCGAGCTGAGGCTCTACGTGGCCGAGGCGGTGGTCAACAGAAGGAGGCCCAGGTTCCAGGTCTGGAGGACGGGGAGGATCCTCGAGCTCTAGCCTACCTCCTCAGGTAGGCGTCTCCCCCGCCGGCCCAGTCTCCGCGGGGCGGGGAGAAGGTGTCTATCACCACGGCGTCTGTGACGGCCCTCACCTCGTGCTCCGCGCCGGGGGGAATCACGACGACGTCTCCCGCCGAGGCGGTGAAGCGCCTCCCCCCGACGTCGAACTCCAAGACGCCTTGCAGAACGACGGTGATCTGCTCGTTGGGGTGGCTGTGTCTCTGCACCACACAGCCCTCCCTAATCCTGAACTGTGCCACAGTTATCCTCTCACCGCTTACATACCTCCTCTCCACGCAGTCGCTTAGCCTCTCCCACCTCCAGCTCATAGATTGGCCAGCCTCCGCCTCTCCTCGCGGGGGAGGGCCGCCACGTCGACCGAGCTGAGGATAACCTCCGCCGCCTCGACGGGATCTCTGTAGTAGAACCTCACCCCCGCGACGTCGACCGCCTTCAGCAAGCCGTTGTAGACAAACCGCTCCAGCCTCTCCCTCGCCTCGGCGACGTGTATGCCTAGGATGTAAGCCGCTTGCGCCGCGGTGAAGGCGCCGAGCTCCCTCGCAAGCCTCAACGCCTCGCGTAAGTGCATAGATAGGGATTTCCCGCGTTATATATATTTTGTGGTTTTTATATACCCCACAAAAACAGCTCCATGGACGTCACCCAGTTGCTTGTGGATGTGTTGAAGATATACAGCCCGTCCCACGGCGAGGCGGAGCTCGCCAGGTATCTACACGCCTATCTAAAGAGGCACGTGGCAGACGTCTGGATAGACGAGGCGGGCAACGTAGTGGCTGTCAAAGGCGGGGGGTCCCCCGTGGTGTGGCTACACGCCCACATGGACACGGTGCCCGGCCCCCTGCCGGTGAGAGTTGAAAACGGCGTCGTCTGGGGCCGCGGCGCCGTAGACGACAAAGGCCCCCTCGTCGCATACCTCAAGGCCTTTCTAGAAGCCGAGCCGCGGGGGACGCTGGTCCTCGCGCTGGTCACCGCCGAGGAGGACGACAGCGCCGGGACCGAGGCCCTCATGAGGGGAGGCCCCCCGAGGCCTACCCACGTATATGTGGGGGAGCCCACGAATCTCCACATCGCCTATGCCTATAGAGGCGGCGCGAAGGTGTACATAGAGCTACAGTCCAGGGGGGGCCACGCCAGCTCGCCAATCTACGGCAACGTCGTGGAGGAGCTCTACGCAGTTTACCAGGAGGTGAAGAGGGCCCTCGGCCACGCGGAGAGGTACGACGCCTTCACCGTCACCCCCACAGTGGTGCAGTGCGGAGAGGCTCCCAACAAGGTGCCCACCCGTTGCGTCATGGTGATGGACGTCAGAATACCGCCGGGCAGGACCTGCCGCGACTTGCTACAGTTGTTGCCACCCGGCGCCAGGGCGGCGTCTTGCACAGACCCCGTGGAGGTGTCCCCCACAAACCCGGCGGCCCGCGCCTTAACAAGGGCTTTGATAAAGCTCGGCGTCGAGCCGAAGCTCAGCAGGAAGTGGGGCACAGCCGACTTCAACATATTAGCCGCCCTCACTAAGAACATCGTCGCCTTCGGCCCCGGCGATCCGGCCTACGCCCACACAGAGGACGAGCGTATAGAAGTGGCGCAGGTGGAGACGGCGGCGGCGGCTTTGAAGCTGGCAGTGGGAGAGATCAAATAGCAGTGCATCACGACGTGTACACCACAGAATATATTAAGTAAATTCCAACATGTAACGTGTCGGCTGTGTGTAACCTCGAAGAGCTGTTTAGTGAAGGTGTAATAGTGGTGAAGGGTCTGCCGGGAGCCGGGAAGACTTTACTTGTGGCCAAGGCAGTGTCGCGGTATAGGAAGGCCGCGTGGTTCACTTTCTACGAGACAGAGGAGAGATTGAGGAGGTACCTGGCCTCCGTGGGGACTACGCCGCCGGCCTACATCTTCGACATGGTGACAACGGGGGAGAAGGCGGTGGTGGAGTACATAGTTGAGAAAGTTGCCCAGTTGAGGCCTGACGTCGTTGTGGTCGACGGCGTGAACGCCATAGCTGGAGAAGGGGAGAGGGAGCTTGTCCACGCGGTGTTTTACCACGGCATCTCCCGGGAGTCGCCCGTGGTCTTTATAAAAGAGGGCGTCGAGGTGACTCCAGCGGACTACGTCGCTGATGTTATTATAGAGGTGGAGCACCAGATATATGAATCGGGCGTCTCCATACGATATGTCAAGCTGTTGAAGACCCGGGGCAAGCCTCTTAAATACGTCAAGCTACCCTTCGTAATTACGGAGTCCGGCCCGTTGGTGATCACCCCCATTGAAAAGGCGAAGGAATTGCCCAGCGACAGATTGACTACGGGCGCGCCGGAGATAGACGAGGCAATTGGCGGAGGGGTGTGGAGAGGGACCCTGGTGGCCGTGGTGGGCCCACCCGACGGGCTGGCCAGCAAGCTGATGGTGCTCACGGCGGCTGAGCTGGCCAGGCGGGGGTCGAGGGTGCTCTACCACCACCACAAGGTGGCTCCCACTTTTACCAAGTTCGCCGAGAGCCTGGGCGTGAGGTGGCAGGTTCCTAATATCGAGTGGTTCTACCACCCCGTTGTGGAGCACAAGAGTTTGACGTGGTGGTTCAAGAGCGCCGAGATGGTAAACCGCGGCAGGTTCGACGTGCACTTCTCCGATCAATACGAGCAGGTGGTTTCTTCAACCGGCCCCGAATTGCTGGTGGAGGCGGCGAGGGTGTACCAATCCCTAGTTAACTACCCCACCACCACGGTTCTGGTGTTCAACTCCTACGACGCCTGGGAATCCGCGAGCCGGTACCTGGGCTCGCTGGTGGATTACGTATTTAAGTTTAGACACGGGGAGCTGGAGGCGCACACGCCGGACCGCCCGGGGCCTATTAGATTCCAGTTCAAAATTGACGAGCAGAGGAGGAGGGTGGTGTATACAAAGACGTGATGTGTGTCACTAAGGAGCTACTGCTGAGGTTCTACGCTGAGGCGAGCTTCTCATGGAGAGTCATGGCGCACTACCGAATCTTGGCGACCTACGGCAAGCCGCTGGACTACTACATAACGGAGGAGCCTTGGCGTCTGTATGAAGTCTTGGAGAAGGCCATGGGGCGCCACAACGCGGAGCTGATGCTACGCATACTAAGCGACTGGCTGAGCAAAAACGGTTGCGCAATCACCCCGGAGGAGTTGAGGAAGATACTCAGCAACAAGAACTACTGGAAATAGATAAATACCCACGCCGGGGAGACTCAGTGGATATTGCCGCACTGATCCAGCTAATCGCCGACCTCCTACCGTTCCTACACTGGCCGAAGGCCGCCGCGATGTACGCATATAGGGAGGGCGGGGACATCGTCGTCTGTATAGACGGCGCCCCCCGGGAGCTGAATCTCATGTACATCGACGTGGGGGGATACCACCTACCCCCCAGCGCCGCCGCGGGCCACGGCGAGGTGGTGCACACCGGGGGTGAAATCGTGATTCCGAAGAGGTCGCACGGCGCCTTGGTGATTAAGGGGGCGCCGCCCGCAGAGAGAGTCGCCTTGGTGACTCAACACGGCGTGTACGAGCTCAAGGTGGCGAAGGAGGGGTACTGTCCATATGTGGAGAGGCGTCGAGGTGTTTAGACAGAGGGCCGCCGACTACGACAGGTGGTACGAGAGGCACCAAGCCATATACCGCTCTGAATTAGCCGCAGTGGAGAGGCTGGGTTGCGGCGGCGGGGTGGAGATCGGCGTCGGCACGGGGAGGTTCGCGGCGCCGCTCGGCCTCAGAGCCGGCGTCGACCCGGCGCGGGAGATGCTGAGGCTAGCCCCAAGAGACCTAGACCTCGTGGAGGGAGTCGGCGAACGCCTCCCCCTTAGGAACGGGGCCTACCCATGCGCCCTCCTCGTAGTCACCCTGTGCTTCGTCGACGACCCAGCGGCGGTGCTGAGAGAGGCGGCCCGCGTCGCCCAGAGGGTCGTGGCCTGCGTAGTTCCGAAAAACTCGCCATGGGGGAGGCTCTACGCAGAGCTGGGCGCCCGGGGCCACCCCTTCTACTCCAAAGCCAAGTTCTACACACTGGCTGAGGTAGCCGCCATGGCCCCCGGCCCCGCTAGAGTAGTCGCCACCCTATTCACC
It includes:
- a CDS encoding S49 family peptidase, giving the protein MAERWAVLGISLALAVSVAALFLALTACRAPPQPPQPAKPKIVLVPVNYVLDSPQVDKTVSALTSIAQRDDVAGIVLVIDSPGGTVSATEALYTALRGINKTKYAVVNGLAASGAYYVAVAADMIYAAPSSWVGSVGVIAVLWPEEYFYDIPDYVYTTGPLKYYGRELVDFYNDIERVRLNFVNAVLKGRAGRIKADPQVFETASIFTADQAKSLGLVDEIGGVFDAVRDMARRLGLTQYEVKYLGQVANVSTAPAGAQYKVELSTLLNSTPVPIFYILPTAVQWRLPADGGGNKTPPPAAPPEKPYVVLDMAHGNMVPRSFIEVLRAELATRGYALVSAASEYQLSTLLANATGLVVVNPTAPFSRDGVRAVLNATARGVRVAYFYDMRASAVVVSSGAAYVAPYSLFAVFDPLLTYFNMSGLRAVYNFTAGGANYTENWQFVAVRPRGNWTLLRGVERLLLFSPSAVAANTPLRLEAWGYVFGYGWGNYTVAAQVGNFTFIGAVRSFTPYFITQGDNWRFFKNVVDWLVEKRPIAKRLGPVSAVIYTG
- a CDS encoding S1C family serine protease; its protein translation is MDLSSLVEKAARSVVAVVTRQVDVFTGDVGFGTAFAVGRGFFATAFHVVASADEVVLVTPEGDKAPGRVAAGDPDYDMALIYAELQTPPLPMGSALRLRVGQGVVAIGYPLALLDKPTATFGIVGAVGRTLRAGERVFEFLIQTDAAINPGNSGGPLINMSGEAVGINSAIIAGAQGLGFAVPIDFARVMLEMVQKYGRYTRPALGIYVTALNKALASLYGFPIDRGLLVAEVLPGSPADEIGIQRGDVITKVDGKTVTNVFELRLYVAEAVVNRRRPRFQVWRTGRILEL
- a CDS encoding cupin domain-containing protein, with protein sequence MSWRWERLSDCVERRYVSGERITVAQFRIREGCVVQRHSHPNEQITVVLQGVLEFDVGGRRFTASAGDVVVIPPGAEHEVRAVTDAVVIDTFSPPRGDWAGGGDAYLRR
- a CDS encoding Fis family transcriptional regulator, encoding MHLREALRLARELGAFTAAQAAYILGIHVAEARERLERFVYNGLLKAVDVAGVRFYYRDPVEAAEVILSSVDVAALPREERRRLANL
- a CDS encoding M20/M25/M40 family metallo-hydrolase; this translates as MDVTQLLVDVLKIYSPSHGEAELARYLHAYLKRHVADVWIDEAGNVVAVKGGGSPVVWLHAHMDTVPGPLPVRVENGVVWGRGAVDDKGPLVAYLKAFLEAEPRGTLVLALVTAEEDDSAGTEALMRGGPPRPTHVYVGEPTNLHIAYAYRGGAKVYIELQSRGGHASSPIYGNVVEELYAVYQEVKRALGHAERYDAFTVTPTVVQCGEAPNKVPTRCVMVMDVRIPPGRTCRDLLQLLPPGARAASCTDPVEVSPTNPAARALTRALIKLGVEPKLSRKWGTADFNILAALTKNIVAFGPGDPAYAHTEDERIEVAQVETAAAALKLAVGEIK
- a CDS encoding recombinase RecA: MSAVCNLEELFSEGVIVVKGLPGAGKTLLVAKAVSRYRKAAWFTFYETEERLRRYLASVGTTPPAYIFDMVTTGEKAVVEYIVEKVAQLRPDVVVVDGVNAIAGEGERELVHAVFYHGISRESPVVFIKEGVEVTPADYVADVIIEVEHQIYESGVSIRYVKLLKTRGKPLKYVKLPFVITESGPLVITPIEKAKELPSDRLTTGAPEIDEAIGGGVWRGTLVAVVGPPDGLASKLMVLTAAELARRGSRVLYHHHKVAPTFTKFAESLGVRWQVPNIEWFYHPVVEHKSLTWWFKSAEMVNRGRFDVHFSDQYEQVVSSTGPELLVEAARVYQSLVNYPTTTVLVFNSYDAWESASRYLGSLVDYVFKFRHGELEAHTPDRPGPIRFQFKIDEQRRRVVYTKT
- a CDS encoding class I SAM-dependent methyltransferase, yielding MWRGVEVFRQRAADYDRWYERHQAIYRSELAAVERLGCGGGVEIGVGTGRFAAPLGLRAGVDPAREMLRLAPRDLDLVEGVGERLPLRNGAYPCALLVVTLCFVDDPAAVLREAARVAQRVVACVVPKNSPWGRLYAELGARGHPFYSKAKFYTLAEVAAMAPGPARVVATLFTPPPGPDAPEDPVDTGIDEAERAGFACLEFKRGKTPHP